The Pogona vitticeps strain Pit_001003342236 chromosome 3, PviZW2.1, whole genome shotgun sequence genome includes a window with the following:
- the MRPL57 gene encoding large ribosomal subunit protein mL63, with protein sequence MFLTLALLRNRIPGNQWIGKHRRPRFVTNLMKRNMIQRLEIEAENEYWLSRPYMTKEQEYKHNTERRHAHFEAVAAAKSKFPEHKFASEHLGHLNVTKKWESS encoded by the coding sequence atgTTTCTGACATTAGCACTACTTCGAAATAGGATTCCTGGGAATCAATGGATTGGTAAACACAGACGGCCAAGATTCGTTACTAATCTAATGAAGCGTAATATGATTCAGAGGCTGGAAATTGAAGCCGAAAATGAATATTGGCTGAGTCGTCCTTATATGACAAAAGAACAGGAGTATAAACACAATACTGAACGTCGGCATGCACATTTTGAAGCGGTTGCAGCAGCAAAATCTAAGTTTCCTGAACACAAGTTTGCTTCAGAACATCTGGGTCATCTGAATGTGACCAAGAAATGGGAAAGCTCTTGA
- the SKA3 gene encoding spindle and kinetochore-associated protein 3 isoform X1, whose amino-acid sequence MDVTGSFFNKLRTLAATLEKQAEQLKQVFQGDGTELEDDSPMRYLHELHSEVRTLKGDADKTLCISSSERGSTYDFIKASKVLMKRNAANLGELRDMFQKYGYKPVVSKNTATKDEAEINPTSVTIDHEKTKDFVCPGKSSGPYSPQQIPQLSDFGLSKYALPSTTGTMHIEPQGGIQKEGDVSGCLSPKAENFHMHGHDLCLNDETTSLMEDQTIFLLNNAKNIRQNNKLSGSMVISAANKNLDTPKQTNKLCDNDYMASPAAPEFCTPGVKIPHRKKIVLPKSSEGNHMDASDHVTGKSLTESLNLTESQAMKTGHKKTTVSPNNCLECIEESCPPAISDYTNLSSTPPPPPEITVIPDQIFQILSKYNPKAGAARAVEKQANEGIATRTERALLLDIGNKENRKYYG is encoded by the exons ATGGATGTGACAGGAAGCTTCTTCAACAAACTACGGACTTTAGCAGCCACTTTGGAGAAACAGGCTGAGCAGCTAAAGCAGGTTTTTCAAGGTGATGGCACAG AATTGGAAGATGATTCTCCAATGAGATATTTACATGAATTACACTCTGAAGTCAGGACATTAAAG GGAGATGCTGATAAAACTCTTTGTATAAGTTCTTCAGAAAGAGGTAGTACTTATGACTTCATAAAGGCCAGTAAGGTTCTGATGAAAAGGAATGCAGCAAATCTTGGAGAACTAAGAGATATGTTCCAGAAATACGGTTACAAACCAGTTGTCAGTAAGAATACAG CAACAAAGGATGAAGCTGAAATCAACCCTACATCTGTCACAATTGATCACGAGAAGACAAAAGACTTTGTTTGTCCTGGAAAATCATCTGGACCTTATAGTCCACAGCAAATTCCCCAGCTTTCAGATTTTGGGCTTTCAAAATATGCTCTCCCAAGTACTACAGGAACAATGCATATTGAACCCCAAGGAGGTATACAAAAGGAAGGGGACGTTTCGGGATGCTTATCACCAAAGGCAGAAAACTTCCATATGCATGGACATGACCTGTGTTTGAATGATGAAACCACAAGCTTAATGGAAGATCAAACAATCTTCCTGCTAAATAATGCAAAAAACATCAG ACAAAATAATAAGTTGAGTGGATCAATGGTGATTTCAGCAGCAAACAAGAATCTGGATACacctaagcaaacaaacaagttatGTG ATAATGATTATATGGCTTCACCTGCAGCACCTGAGTTTTGCACACCTGGTGTGAAAATTCCCCACAGGAAGAAAATTGTTTTACCCAAATCCTCGGAGGGTAATCATATGGATGCATCTGATCATGTGACAGGAAAGTCTCTAACTGAATCACTGAATCTGACTGAATCACAAGCTATGAAAACAGGACATAAA AAAACCACTGTATCACCAAATAATTGTCTGGAATGTATTGAAGAATCTTGCCCTCCAGCAATATCAGATTACACCAACCTCAGCAGtactccaccaccacctcctgaaATAACTGTGATTCCAGACCAGATTTTTCAG ATTCTATCTAAGTACAATCCAAAAGCAGGAGCAGCCAGGGCTGTGGAGAAGCAGGCAAATGAAGGAATTGCTACACGGACTGAAAGAGCACTTCTTCTTGACATTGGGAACAAAGAAAATCG GAAATATTATGGATGA
- the SKA3 gene encoding spindle and kinetochore-associated protein 3 isoform X2, which translates to MDVTGSFFNKLRTLAATLEKQAEQLKQVFQGDGTELEDDSPMRYLHELHSEVRTLKGDADKTLCISSSERGSTYDFIKASKVLMKRNAANLGELRDMFQKYGYKPVVSKNTATKDEAEINPTSVTIDHEKTKDFVCPGKSSGPYSPQQIPQLSDFGLSKYALPSTTGTMHIEPQGGIQKEGDVSGCLSPKAENFHMHGHDLCLNDETTSLMEDQTIFLLNNAKNIRQNNKLSGSMVISAANKNLDTPKQTNKLCAPEFCTPGVKIPHRKKIVLPKSSEGNHMDASDHVTGKSLTESLNLTESQAMKTGHKKTTVSPNNCLECIEESCPPAISDYTNLSSTPPPPPEITVIPDQIFQILSKYNPKAGAARAVEKQANEGIATRTERALLLDIGNKENRKYYG; encoded by the exons ATGGATGTGACAGGAAGCTTCTTCAACAAACTACGGACTTTAGCAGCCACTTTGGAGAAACAGGCTGAGCAGCTAAAGCAGGTTTTTCAAGGTGATGGCACAG AATTGGAAGATGATTCTCCAATGAGATATTTACATGAATTACACTCTGAAGTCAGGACATTAAAG GGAGATGCTGATAAAACTCTTTGTATAAGTTCTTCAGAAAGAGGTAGTACTTATGACTTCATAAAGGCCAGTAAGGTTCTGATGAAAAGGAATGCAGCAAATCTTGGAGAACTAAGAGATATGTTCCAGAAATACGGTTACAAACCAGTTGTCAGTAAGAATACAG CAACAAAGGATGAAGCTGAAATCAACCCTACATCTGTCACAATTGATCACGAGAAGACAAAAGACTTTGTTTGTCCTGGAAAATCATCTGGACCTTATAGTCCACAGCAAATTCCCCAGCTTTCAGATTTTGGGCTTTCAAAATATGCTCTCCCAAGTACTACAGGAACAATGCATATTGAACCCCAAGGAGGTATACAAAAGGAAGGGGACGTTTCGGGATGCTTATCACCAAAGGCAGAAAACTTCCATATGCATGGACATGACCTGTGTTTGAATGATGAAACCACAAGCTTAATGGAAGATCAAACAATCTTCCTGCTAAATAATGCAAAAAACATCAG ACAAAATAATAAGTTGAGTGGATCAATGGTGATTTCAGCAGCAAACAAGAATCTGGATACacctaagcaaacaaacaagttatGTG CACCTGAGTTTTGCACACCTGGTGTGAAAATTCCCCACAGGAAGAAAATTGTTTTACCCAAATCCTCGGAGGGTAATCATATGGATGCATCTGATCATGTGACAGGAAAGTCTCTAACTGAATCACTGAATCTGACTGAATCACAAGCTATGAAAACAGGACATAAA AAAACCACTGTATCACCAAATAATTGTCTGGAATGTATTGAAGAATCTTGCCCTCCAGCAATATCAGATTACACCAACCTCAGCAGtactccaccaccacctcctgaaATAACTGTGATTCCAGACCAGATTTTTCAG ATTCTATCTAAGTACAATCCAAAAGCAGGAGCAGCCAGGGCTGTGGAGAAGCAGGCAAATGAAGGAATTGCTACACGGACTGAAAGAGCACTTCTTCTTGACATTGGGAACAAAGAAAATCG GAAATATTATGGATGA